The nucleotide sequence CATTTTTTTAGTCTCTCACACACCCTCATTTAGTTATGTCAATTGTTTTTTAGGATAATTCTTTGTGTCAGTAGTTTTGGGTAGATAGATTAACAAAAATCATTGTAATGTCTATAATTTGATGGAGATGttgaattattgtattttcagtatcttcaaaaaaaaaatgctacaCTTACTACATATTTGTACTATCATTTGTACCATCTATCTAATAAAAGTTGAGCCCGCCAACACATATAAgtctcatctctattagagagatgatacaaatgatgGACCAAATATATTGCAAAAATAGTATTTTTGCTAAATTAAACTAGCAAGTATAACGTCTCAATGTTGAGGGATTCTTAAACATATGTATGTTGAGAAATGATTTCCAcactaacttttttttttaattattggtaGTAAACTCCTATTATGTTTTGTCTAGATTCTCCTCTGATTTATCTCACCTAAAAGTTAGAAATaggggatactttggatgcggtccctaatccttaatattatttgattaaaaccttaatagtattcaaagtttgattaaagtcccttgactttgtacacctcattatattactattaataatttatagttttgacattaattgtttgatattttatgagatttaaaatcctataaatttaaaacccctcattataatactattagaaacggttacaataaaaaaattcaaacattttgattgaataaatggataaaaactaagtaaaaataagaaataataaatggcaaaagaatatatccatagtgttaaaaaaattggtgcaTTTTACAAGACAATTGGTGACACACCCTGATCAaggtcaaggcatgctggccgtcacgcgAGGGCGActtaaccatgtgcacagtgcggaaacaATAAAGATATAGAgaaatatgaataaataaaaaccaactaccaGAAGTACTAGCTAAGACAAAGTGCTAGTacaagtttaagtgtgaattACACACAACCAGAACataaaagtctaggtgcagtcaagcaAAACAATTACTAATTTGCATCACCCAAAGGTGAAACCTACATAGGTGGTGAACTGTCAGAACCTCCGATTAATCCTTGTAAGCCACCAGAGAGCtctcttacctaaaacctggaggggcgaaaaacaaggttgtgagtgggtaaaaacaaagcttttcaaataatttcatttctcaaaagttctaacccctcgccgtaaagcCTGTATACTTCctagaaaatatataatatacacaTATCTCAAAACAATGCtaagaaatagtgatatgtcaagtataccatgccaaataTATCTCATCACAACCGCATAAGTAAATTAGGTGAAATAAACTCATAAGAGATAATAACATGTTAGCCGAGTATCTgtagctcataatcaatcttaAACCAGTTTTACATTCTCACTTGGGAAGAAAAAGTGAAACGCAGGTTTGAGGTTTACATGGTTGCACCAATTTGTTGAGTGGATTACTTCGGCTAAATGCTTTCTTTCCTTCGAATGAAAATTAGATTAGAGCTTAGGAATTGTAAATTTGGTCAAACTTGTTCCTCTATGGGCCATAGTCCATTAATTTAGCAAACATTTTCATAGTCAGTacgttacttttttttttttttttgtaaattacaATTTGCACCTTCTAGTTTGGTTACTATTGCAACTtcatacaacatttttaaaatatttcaatcacATACattacttattattttatttcaatatcatacatccgttaatcaAATCGTTAGTTTGACCGTTAAGTAATTGTGTGGCAACTACAAGTTCCATTATTTTGTTAGTCAACAACATGCCACAtggtacaaataaaaataaatttgttttagatttctaagaaagaaaaattaaaatatgattttttttacttaaaaaaTAGTGGGCCCCACCCTTCAAACCCTTCTTCCCCGTGCAACCTTCCTCCTCCTGCACAATACTCTCCTGCAGCGTTCCTCCCTCCTTCGCCGCGCACCAACAATTAAAATCCCTGCAATTAAAGAAAACCCAGCAAATCCAAATCCAAGTTTCAAGTAGCCTATTTTGGCTCTTGATTTCTATGTCCTCATGGATTCCTTTTGAGCCAATATGACTTGGTTTAAAACTAGACATGTCCATGATCAAAACTCTGATTTCACTTAATTCCATTGAGTATCGATATgtcaaaatcatattcaaacTTGAGTCCCGAAACTGCCAGACAACAGCAAATATTGTGTTTCCAGTTTCTCGACTCTATTTTGTAACTTGCATAACTTTCAACTTAGAACCCCGTTTTCTACAAATAGTTTATGCTTTTGAAGTACACAAAACAAGCTTCGAAACCCATGTAAGTTTGGAGTGTTCAAAATCAGGTTAATCTTTGTTGACTAAAACTGCTTTTCTGCAACTTTTGTAGAGAAGAGGTTGCTGCTTCGCAATGTTTGTTCTTCTCTAAATTTTAATTCGAatttcaatctcatacattacttattattttatttcaataccATAAATTCGTTAGTCAAACCGTTAGTTTGACCGTTAAGTAATTGTGTGGCAACTACAGGTtccattattttgttgatgtgtCAGTAAAAAACATGCCACATgggacaaataaaaataaatttgttttagatttctaagaaagaaaaattaaaatatgattttttttctttaaaaaatagTGAGTCCCACCTTATAAATCTTCAAACCCTCCTTCGCCATGGTctaaatatccataatatcccgatatttccatcgaaactTCCGTGTTTTtagattaccgatattttcgatatcatcgatattttagaccttgttaAGTTACTTATGTATCTTaacatgcaatgtataaagtgtaaaatattgtactaattcattatatataaatgattatggtgtgtttaaacttctttcattaattactacatattttctacactcacaatatttgccagctcgctatataatcaacttaaatcagttatatctatcatccaatgcatttccttctaattttttgtgataaactaatagataattgactaaataaacatcttgcaaagtttcaataaaaatttccaagtttttcttacaatttccgtggtatttattcaatttttatcgatatcaataatatcccgatatttccatcgaaatttccgtatttttaaactaccgatattttcgatatcatccATATTTTATACCTCACGCACCAACaattggggtgtgctatccacacaccccaaattacttctcacacaccccttattaatttctgtccgttgatcttctttaattcatccgatccaacgaccgaaaattaaaaaggtgtgtgagaagtaaaatagggtgtgtggatatcataccCCCCAAATTAAAATCCCTACAACTAAATAAAGTAACATCTCCCCAAACCAAGTAACATCTCCCCAAACCAACCGAAAACCCATCACTCTCTGCCGCCAAATCTAAATCCAATCCAATTCTCTCTATCGCCGACTCCATCCCCAAACCAGCCCAAAACTCATCATCACTCCCGACTCTATGTCATCTCACCGAATTTCACATGGCTCGGCCGGCCTTCCCCTAATTTCAAACCCTCAGACACACATATACACTACCGTCAATCTGTGTTGTTCGATTTTGTCTATGGGGATCCAGGTCGAAGATCCGAGACCAAAATTTTTGGTGCCCGTTTTCCCTGGAAACCATGGCTCATCTGGCAAGCCACATCCAAAACTACGAGGTCCGATTCCTCCCCGAGTTCCTTGACTCTCACTCAAATTGGACGGATTTTCGAGTGGAACTGTTCGCCATGGCCTGCAGCGACGCCGCGGCCGAGTTGCTTGGGGAGGCTGAGATGGACGCATcacaaaagagaaagaaagagagatggcTTTTTCCATTCTATTTCTCCAGGAGGGCTTGCTGGCGATAGAAGGGGTGTTGTCCCTGCGTCAGGATTTTCCTTTAGTGCACAACAGATTTGGAAAGTAATCAAAGAGAACAAGGACTTGGATCTTCCTGCTCACAAGGTTTGTTAGTTTATTTTCTTCCCATTGATAATTTGTGATCTTCACTTCGTTGCTGCCACTAATGcgaattattattttgtttaaatCTTGCTTACCTCTGAATTTTCCAGTTTGTTTACCCTGTGTACTCAGCCATGCTCAGACACCTGAGTTCtaaagcccttgaagatttTCAAGTGAGGCTGGAGCAATCGTTGAACAAAGGAGAAGGATTCGCTTCATCTGTTCGTACCTGTGCTCAGTCTTCTATGCTTGAGTTTGAGAAAGGATGTGCAGGTAATAGATTTGTTTAGCTAATTAACATGTTTGTCAACcattatatttctttcattACTTTAACATGTGTCTCCTTTCAGATGCTGCCATACAACAAGCTAATTGGGATGCTTCAAAAGTCCGGGAAAAGCTTCGACGTGATATAGATGCACATGCATCATCAGTTCGTAGTGCAAAACTGGCAGAATTGAATTCCGACTATGAGGTAGTGCTCTGATAATGTATCAAAGTCGTGGTTATTCTAAGACTATTCTTATGACGTTAGGCTCATAATCTGTTGTTATTCAAATTTCTTAATGCAAATACCCTttatttttcagaaaaaaacTTTCTTTGTCTTTAAGTGGTCCTGTAGAAGCTCTACTCGAAACTGGTGCAAAAGACACCTGGGCTTTGATAAGAAAACTACTTAATCGTGAGACTGAAGTTGCAGTATCAAAGTTCTCAACTGCAGTTGCGAATTTTGAGTTGGACAATCAAATGGTTGCCAAAATGAAGCAACATTTGAAGGATTATGCGAGAAATGTGGTGGAGACAAAAGCAAGAGAAGAGGCTGGGAAAATTATGATCCACATGAAGGATCGGTAGGAACTTGTTAAAAATCTTCTTTTTTACATTGTTATTGGTTGCTGATCACTTCTGTTGTCATTTCTCAGGTTTGCCACGGTCTTCAATTATGACAGCAATTCAATGCCTAGGGTTTGGACTGGGAACGAAGACATTAAAAGTATTACCAAGGATGCACGAACTGCGGTAATCACTGGGAACTTTTGTGGAAGTACATGTTATCTATCTTTCTGACTTAAACTGATGTTTTAGTTGTTTGATCATCTCTTTCTTGCAGTCTCTGAAGCTTTTGTCAACCATGGCTGCCATTCGCTTGGATGAGAAGCCTGATAATATTGAAAATGTCCTCGTTTCTTCTCTGGTGGACGGGACTGTTACTGTTTCATCTTCACAAAATAGGAAACTAGGATCTTCTACTGATCCTCTTGCCTCAAGGTCTTGGGAAGAGGTACCATTAATTTGTGGGTTTGGTTTTTATGTAAAAATTTTCTATGATGAAACTCCTTACTTATTAAGGTTAACTCTGAACTAGGTTTCTTCAAAGGATACCTTAATTACCCCAGTACAGTGCAAGTCATTGTGGAGGCAGTTCAAAGCAGAGACCGAATATAGCGTCACTCAAGCTATTTCGGCACAGGTATACTTAAGTTTAACTTCAGTGGTCTAATTTTTTGATATCGTTTATCAGAGTTGCATCCCGAATAAATGGatgttttcttttataaaatgtTCTTTAAAGATTTGGattatgaaaatatgaatattGGAACTTGTTCCTGCAAAAGTAATGAACAACTGGTAGGAGGAGCGTGGGAATAGGACGCATGCATTGTCCTCAGATGACATTTTGGGCAGGAGTTCTTATGTAAATTGGATTTAGTTTAGTAGTGAAACGAAACATATGGAAACACTTCATATTGAAAATCGCGCTGATTCTTGACTTGGGAACGGTTTAGTCAGATAGGACCAACTTATAATCAAGTTCAGTGTATTGTTTTTTCTACAAAGAAAAATCCTAGCTTCCTAATAGTATTTTTGTAACGAGCTCCCTATCTTTATGCTTATAGCTCTGCTCGATCATGATGTCGTTTGCTTTTGTACTTTCAGGAGGCTCACAAGCAGAGTAACAACTGGTTACCTCCTCCATGGGCTATAATGGCGATGATCGTTCTTGGTTTTAACGAATTTATGATGCTTTTAAAGTAATTACTTTcgttcttttttgtttccttttatgAGTTTTAGGTTTTGGACATTTTTAAGCGTTCAGACCCTAATGTCTTGCACATCTGTTAATCACTGTGCCTTTTTTCTTCAAATGAAACAGGAACCCTCTCTACCTCATGGTTCTATTTGTTGCATTTTTACTTTCAAAGGCCTTATGGGTACAGATGGACATTACGGGACAGTTCCAGCATGGCGCTGTAAGTATAAAACTGAGTTTTTTTTGTCTCACTTAGTAGAGTGCAAAATTGGGATTGAACGTGGAATACAACAGCTGGTGATCCTAATTTGATAGAGACTTCACTCGGGGCTGGCCTTTTTGGTTACAGTCTCTCATCAAATTGTAATTTTCTTgattgaagcagtttctaattTTAGTTTCCGTTGTTTGTTTTTACCAGCTGTCAGGAATACTGTCTATCTCATCAAGGTTTCTTCCAACCGTCATGAATCTTCTAAGAAAACTTGCAGAAGAAGCTCAGGGGAATCAAACACCGGAAGCACAAAGGCGGCCAGTTTCTCTTGCTTCCCAGAGTTATAGAAATGAAACACCTCAGCCAAATCCAGTAACAAGCTCATTCCCGGAGTCCTCAGTGTCATCCAATATCTCGTCATCAGATACCGGCATGGAATACTCAAGCCCTCCTTTAAGACAAAGGCGAACAGCAAACGTTGAGGAAGTTGAATCTTCATGACGTATGATCTCTGTTGTTTGTACCGTGTGCAGCAGATTAAGGTCACTACTCATTTGTGCGatagttttcattcttttttattttgtttcttgtttgtaGTTACtgaaaatttgaataaaaataaacGCGGTTTGCTCAGTGCCTGGTTTTACAAATTATAGGTTAGTTGTTATGTTTCGAGGAATTAGATTGTAAAATCTGCGCATTCTAACTTTATTGACAACTTTTTCTTCATACTAGTATTGTCagtaaaacaaatgaaaaaattgTGTGTGGAGCTCAGCTTGCCATTGGACTTACGTGCTATAATCCACTTGTTATCATTCTTCTATTATAAATATAATACTAATTTTTCATTCTtctgttttaatttttcataattatcttttctacTAATTAAGGGTAAATTAATTAGGATCATCTACTAATGATTGATATACACAATGACAATCATATCAGACCGGTAAAACGAGCCCcagaaaatataaatttaattagagCTATGCATAGTCTTGAAAATcattataggacggcaataaggccggcgatgctgtatggcacagaatgttgggcggtgaagcatcaacacgtacacaaaatgggtgtagcagagatgaggatgcttcgttggatgtgtgggcacacgagaaaggataagattaggaatgaagatatccggggtaaagtaggagtagccaaaattgaaggaaagatgagagaaaatcggttacggtggttcggacatgtgcaaagaaggcctactgacgctccgattagaagatgcgactatgggacagaggttcagggtcgaaggggtagaggaagacctaggaaaactttggaagagactttaagaaaagacttagagtacttgaatctaacgaaagacatgacacaggaccgagcacaatggcgttctaagatccATATAGCCGATcttactcagtgacttggattttccaagtctccaaccgagaagttttcctcactcgggaaattaagggaacactacctcaacctacatgctccactcacaaagcttcaacatacaagtttcaacaaaagaaaattcaaagaacttagcgaagaaggctttggtgtatttaacacaaacgttgaaatgaaggaaagcttatttattgatattccCGATAAgatacaaatatgtacatatacataagtcaaaataaacaaacaagagggagccttcacaaaggttgcttaggagaagtctcagcagtcggtagagccccagaaagagaaggcaccgaagggggatcattcggagcctcagtactggacagaaccctagaaggaggaggcatcagaggttgatcatttggagcatcattacgcggtacagccccagaagatgaaggcaataaatgcctttgaaacaaacccacaaatatctgatgatcaagtaaaacctgaccatcaaattccttcatctggtcaagcttcctcttcatgtttgtagcatagtcatgggcgagccggtgcaactgtttattctcatgcttgagccctctaatctcctatttgagactcatcacttcagccgccaatgattcaacttggcgggttcgagcaaataggcgttgggccatattagacacagaacctgcacactgaacactgagagccagcgaatccttaacagctaactcatcagaccgtttggaaagtagtctgttatctttgggagtgagaaggttcctggccaccaccgcagcggtcatatcattcttcattacggaatccccaacggtaagaggaccagtaggggagacgaaggatgggcgccatatgttgtctggagaaggcggggctgcctcttcaacaaggttcaagtcaaaacgacggtcggaagggccaaacattttcaaaggtgttgaagagagaagaggtcggacaaatcaagatcttagaagtgcaagaattgagcttctactggtggatttcaagtgtgctttagaacttaatgccagcccctataaaaatctgcactcgacggagcttcagaaatcgaagaggcgtttgctttctcaaaagctgggctgcttagagaccacgagggttgatctcagaaatcga is from Malus sylvestris chromosome 5, drMalSylv7.2, whole genome shotgun sequence and encodes:
- the LOC126620808 gene encoding protein ROOT HAIR DEFECTIVE 3 homolog 2-like isoform X2, with translation MRKKLSLSLSGPVEALLETGAKDTWALIRKLLNRETEVAVSKFSTAVANFELDNQMVAKMKQHLKDYARNVVETKAREEAGKIMIHMKDRFATVFNYDSNSMPRVWTGNEDIKSITKDARTASLKLLSTMAAIRLDEKPDNIENVLVSSLVDGTVTVSSSQNRKLGSSTDPLASRSWEEVSSKDTLITPVQCKSLWRQFKAETEYSVTQAISAQEAHKQSNNWLPPPWAIMEPSLPHGSICCIFTFKGLMGTDGHYGTVPAWRSVRNTVYLIKVSSNRHESSKKTCRRSSGESNTGSTKAASFSCFPEL
- the LOC126620808 gene encoding protein ROOT HAIR DEFECTIVE 3 homolog 2-like isoform X1, which codes for MRKKLSLSLSGPVEALLETGAKDTWALIRKLLNRETEVAVSKFSTAVANFELDNQMVAKMKQHLKDYARNVVETKAREEAGKIMIHMKDRFATVFNYDSNSMPRVWTGNEDIKSITKDARTASLKLLSTMAAIRLDEKPDNIENVLVSSLVDGTVTVSSSQNRKLGSSTDPLASRSWEEVSSKDTLITPVQCKSLWRQFKAETEYSVTQAISAQEAHKQSNNWLPPPWAIMAMIVLGFNEFMMLLKNPLYLMVLFVAFLLSKALWVQMDITGQFQHGALSGILSISSRFLPTVMNLLRKLAEEAQGNQTPEAQRRPVSLASQSYRNETPQPNPVTSSFPESSVSSNISSSDTGMEYSSPPLRQRRTANVEEVESS